The proteins below come from a single Mycobacterium parmense genomic window:
- a CDS encoding acyl-CoA dehydrogenase family protein, with protein MFEWSDTDLMMRDSIRGFIDKEIRPHIDALETGEISPYPIARKLFSEFGLDVLAAEATKTMLDRERAKQEDKRDNDTAEKPPRGFAGLGAQGSMAAVLISELAGVSLGLLSTVGVSLGLGAATIMSRGTLAQKERWLPELMTLEKIAAWAITEPDSGSDAFGGMKTTVRRSADNDGADYILNGQKTFVTNGPYADVIIVYAKLDDGSEDKRNRPVLTFVLDAGMDGLAQGKPFKKMGMMSSPTGELFFDNVRLSPDRLLGETEQHSGGDGRESARANFSAERIGVALMSLGIINECHRLCIDYAKTRTLWGKNIGQFQLIQLKLAKMEIARINVQNMVFQTLEKAQAGKMPSLAEASAIKLYSSEAATEVAMEAVQLFGGNGYMAEYRVEQLARDAKSLMIYAGSNEVQVTHIAKGLLA; from the coding sequence ATGTTCGAATGGTCTGACACCGACCTCATGATGCGGGACTCCATCCGCGGATTCATCGACAAAGAGATCCGGCCCCACATCGATGCGCTGGAAACCGGTGAAATCTCGCCATATCCGATCGCGCGCAAGCTGTTCAGCGAGTTCGGTCTCGACGTCCTGGCCGCCGAAGCGACCAAGACGATGCTGGATAGGGAGCGGGCGAAGCAAGAAGATAAGCGAGACAACGACACCGCGGAGAAGCCGCCGCGAGGGTTCGCCGGCCTGGGCGCGCAGGGATCGATGGCCGCGGTGCTGATTTCCGAACTTGCCGGCGTCAGCCTCGGCCTGCTCAGCACCGTCGGCGTCAGTCTCGGGCTTGGCGCCGCGACCATCATGAGCCGCGGCACGCTGGCGCAAAAGGAGCGGTGGCTACCCGAACTCATGACGCTGGAGAAGATCGCCGCCTGGGCGATCACGGAACCTGACTCCGGCTCTGACGCGTTCGGCGGAATGAAGACCACAGTTCGGCGCTCCGCCGACAACGATGGAGCCGATTACATTCTCAACGGGCAGAAAACATTCGTCACCAACGGACCCTACGCCGACGTGATAATCGTCTACGCCAAGCTCGACGACGGGTCCGAGGACAAGCGCAACCGGCCGGTGCTGACATTCGTGTTGGACGCCGGCATGGACGGATTGGCGCAGGGCAAGCCGTTCAAGAAGATGGGGATGATGTCCTCGCCGACCGGCGAACTGTTCTTCGACAACGTCCGGCTCTCACCGGACCGCCTGCTCGGCGAGACCGAACAGCACTCCGGTGGGGACGGGCGGGAGAGCGCGCGGGCCAACTTCTCCGCCGAACGCATCGGCGTCGCACTGATGTCGCTGGGCATTATCAACGAGTGCCACCGGCTGTGCATCGACTACGCCAAGACCCGCACATTGTGGGGCAAAAACATCGGCCAGTTCCAGCTGATTCAGCTCAAGCTGGCCAAGATGGAGATCGCCCGGATCAACGTGCAGAACATGGTGTTCCAAACCCTGGAGAAGGCTCAAGCCGGCAAGATGCCGTCGCTGGCCGAGGCCTCGGCGATCAAGCTGTACTCGTCGGAGGCTGCCACCGAAGTCGCGATGGAGGCCGTGCAACTGTTCGGCGGTAATGGCTACATGGCCGAGTACCGCGTCGAACAGTTGGCTCGAGATGCCAAGTCGTTGATGATCTACGCGGGTAGCAACGAGGTACAGGTGACGCATATCGCCAAGGGGCTGCTCGCCTGA
- a CDS encoding alpha/beta hydrolase, translated as MGPRANGLRRGSVSPLHGLSYLPFARTSFSLMLGGLLTRQEMLARLRPLADHAIARSSPPVPGTRVRPGPPGIPGEWVWPPGVDGDVGVVLVLHGSGYLICSARTHRGFASRVAKYAGMPAFVIDYRLAPEHPFPAAEDDAVAAYRWLLDQGHDPTKIVIAGDSAGGHLAIGLSLQAKAQRLPPPAGLALFGPLIDPAYRASIADPRTRRQPLDPRTAARAVALYVGDSDPADPRLCLLNADLADLPPTQVHYGSREVMRADAEAFAKLVRAAGGRCEEVLWPGLMHGYWLWPHRDDGSLASLKTAGEFLRAMVGQAEHLS; from the coding sequence ATGGGACCGCGGGCCAACGGGTTGCGGCGCGGATCTGTTTCCCCGCTGCATGGGCTGTCTTACCTGCCCTTCGCCCGGACGTCGTTCAGCCTGATGCTCGGCGGATTGCTGACCCGCCAGGAAATGCTGGCCCGGTTGCGCCCGCTCGCCGACCACGCGATCGCCCGCAGTAGTCCGCCGGTGCCGGGCACCCGGGTGCGGCCCGGGCCGCCGGGTATCCCTGGTGAATGGGTCTGGCCCCCCGGCGTCGACGGCGACGTCGGCGTCGTACTAGTGCTGCACGGCAGTGGCTATCTGATCTGCTCGGCGCGCACTCACCGCGGGTTCGCGTCGCGGGTGGCCAAATACGCAGGCATGCCCGCGTTCGTCATCGATTACCGTCTGGCGCCTGAGCACCCTTTCCCAGCCGCCGAAGACGACGCGGTTGCCGCCTACCGCTGGTTACTGGACCAGGGGCACGACCCGACGAAGATCGTCATCGCCGGCGACTCGGCCGGCGGACATCTCGCGATCGGGCTCTCACTGCAGGCCAAAGCCCAACGATTGCCGCCGCCGGCGGGTTTGGCGTTGTTCGGGCCGCTGATCGATCCGGCCTACCGCGCCTCGATCGCCGATCCACGTACTCGGCGTCAACCGCTCGATCCGCGTACCGCGGCACGCGCCGTCGCACTGTACGTCGGCGATTCCGATCCCGCGGATCCGCGGCTGTGCCTGCTGAACGCCGATCTGGCCGATCTGCCACCAACGCAGGTCCATTACGGGTCACGGGAGGTGATGCGCGCCGACGCCGAGGCATTCGCAAAGCTGGTGCGCGCGGCCGGTGGGCGTTGCGAAGAGGTGTTGTGGCCCGGCCTGATGCACGGCTACTGGCTGTGGCCGCACCGTGACGATGGGAGCCTGGCGAGCTTGAAGACGGCCGGTGAATTTTTGCGTGCGATGGTCGGTCAGGCAGAGCATTTGTCATGA
- a CDS encoding type II toxin-antitoxin system Rv0910 family toxin, with product MGHIEATRELSADPEALWGTVTDLANWDKWFTVHEKWLESPPDAPTVGAKLTAKIVMLGMANKIEWTIDELEAPRSLVLSGTGMAGVKAKFTFVIDPADQGSTFTVSGDFEGAMIKGALGKAVEKDGVQQLDKTLDQLDALASAEMSEA from the coding sequence ATGGGACACATCGAGGCAACCCGCGAACTGTCGGCCGACCCGGAGGCGCTGTGGGGGACGGTCACCGACTTGGCCAACTGGGACAAATGGTTCACCGTCCACGAGAAGTGGCTCGAGAGCCCGCCCGACGCTCCGACTGTAGGTGCAAAACTGACGGCCAAGATCGTCATGCTGGGGATGGCGAACAAGATCGAGTGGACGATCGACGAGCTCGAAGCGCCACGCTCGCTGGTACTCTCGGGCACCGGGATGGCCGGGGTAAAGGCCAAGTTCACCTTCGTCATCGACCCGGCCGACCAGGGCTCGACATTCACTGTTTCCGGCGACTTCGAGGGCGCGATGATCAAAGGCGCGCTGGGCAAGGCCGTGGAGAAAGACGGCGTACAGCAACTCGACAAGACACTCGACCAGCTCGACGCGCTGGCGTCCGCCGAGATGTCCGAGGCCTAA
- a CDS encoding SDR family oxidoreductase, protein MGALEGRIAVITGAGRGIGREHALLFAKEGAKIVVNDLGGSNEGEGADTGPAQEVAAEINKAGGSAVVNTEDVSTWAGAESVVQQAIDEFGGLDILVNNAGILRDAFIAGMEEAQWDAVIAVHLKGHFAMLHHAAAYWKAQSKAGDQPNAAVINTASGSGVTLPNPGQANYGSAKAGIAALTLIAAEELERYGVRVNAIAPIARTRLTLATPGMGSLMSEPEEGELDLFSPSNISPLVAYLATDKCPITGKVYAVQGGAISSLSGWHDVDTIETDGPWLIDDIASRLPQ, encoded by the coding sequence ATGGGTGCATTGGAAGGCCGGATCGCGGTCATCACCGGCGCAGGCCGCGGCATCGGACGCGAACACGCGCTGCTGTTCGCCAAGGAGGGCGCCAAGATCGTCGTCAACGATCTCGGCGGGAGCAACGAGGGCGAGGGCGCCGACACCGGCCCGGCCCAGGAGGTCGCCGCCGAGATCAACAAAGCCGGCGGATCTGCGGTCGTCAACACCGAGGACGTGTCGACTTGGGCGGGCGCCGAAAGCGTTGTGCAACAGGCGATCGACGAGTTCGGCGGCCTCGACATCCTGGTCAACAACGCAGGCATCCTGCGCGACGCATTCATCGCCGGCATGGAGGAGGCCCAGTGGGACGCGGTCATCGCGGTCCACCTGAAGGGACACTTCGCGATGCTGCACCACGCGGCCGCCTACTGGAAAGCCCAGTCGAAGGCTGGTGACCAGCCCAACGCCGCGGTGATCAATACAGCCTCGGGTTCCGGAGTGACACTGCCCAACCCAGGCCAGGCCAACTACGGCTCGGCCAAAGCAGGCATCGCAGCGCTGACGCTGATCGCCGCCGAAGAACTCGAGCGGTACGGCGTGCGGGTCAACGCGATCGCGCCGATCGCACGCACCCGGCTCACCCTGGCCACACCCGGCATGGGCTCGCTGATGTCCGAGCCCGAAGAGGGCGAACTCGACCTGTTCAGTCCGTCCAACATCTCACCGCTGGTCGCCTATCTGGCCACCGACAAATGTCCGATCACCGGCAAGGTGTACGCGGTTCAGGGCGGCGCGATTTCGTCACTGTCCGGCTGGCACGACGTCGACACCATCGAGACCGACGGCCCCTGGCTGATCGACGACATCGCCAGTCGCCTGCCGCAGTAG
- a CDS encoding lipid-transfer protein, whose protein sequence is MSQKVYVIGVGMTKFEKPGRRENWDYPDMARESGTKALEDAGIDYAAIEQGYVGYVYGESTSGQRALYELGLSGIPIVNVNNNCSTGSTALYLAAQAIRGGLADCTIALGFEKMKPGSLESTYDDRTNPMEKHIMAMAEISEVLFPPAPWMFGAAGREHMQQYGSTAEHFAKIGYKNHKHSVNNPYAQFQESYSLDDILAARMIYDPLTKLQCSPTSDGSGAAILASEAFVDRHNLAAQAVEIVGQAMTTDFANSFDGTCKGLIGYHMNVQAAQRVYEQSGLGPDEFQVIELHDCFSANELLLYEALGLCGEGEAPKLIDNGDVTYGGRWVVNPSGGLISKGHPLGATGLAQCAELTWQLRGKADKRQVDNVTAALQHNIGLGGAAVVTAYQRAER, encoded by the coding sequence ATGTCACAGAAGGTCTACGTCATCGGCGTGGGGATGACGAAGTTCGAGAAGCCGGGGCGCCGGGAAAACTGGGACTACCCGGACATGGCGCGCGAATCCGGCACCAAGGCGCTCGAGGACGCTGGCATCGACTACGCCGCGATCGAGCAGGGCTACGTCGGCTACGTCTACGGTGAGTCGACCTCGGGCCAGCGGGCGCTCTATGAACTGGGGTTGAGCGGGATCCCGATCGTGAACGTCAACAACAACTGTTCGACCGGGTCTACAGCGCTGTACCTTGCCGCGCAGGCGATTCGGGGCGGGCTGGCCGATTGCACCATCGCGCTGGGCTTCGAGAAGATGAAGCCTGGCTCGCTGGAGTCCACCTACGACGACCGGACCAACCCGATGGAAAAGCACATCATGGCGATGGCCGAGATCTCCGAGGTGCTCTTCCCGCCGGCGCCGTGGATGTTCGGGGCCGCGGGCCGTGAACACATGCAGCAATACGGCAGCACCGCCGAACATTTTGCCAAAATTGGCTATAAGAATCACAAGCATTCGGTCAACAACCCGTACGCCCAGTTCCAGGAGTCGTACTCGCTGGACGACATCCTGGCTGCGCGAATGATCTACGACCCGCTGACCAAACTGCAGTGCTCACCGACCTCCGACGGGTCGGGCGCGGCGATCTTGGCGTCGGAAGCGTTCGTGGACAGACACAACCTGGCCGCTCAGGCAGTGGAGATCGTCGGGCAGGCGATGACGACCGACTTTGCCAACAGCTTCGACGGCACCTGCAAGGGTCTGATCGGCTACCACATGAATGTGCAAGCCGCTCAACGTGTCTACGAACAATCCGGACTGGGACCCGACGAATTCCAGGTCATCGAATTGCACGACTGCTTTTCGGCCAACGAGCTGCTGCTCTACGAAGCCTTGGGTCTGTGTGGCGAAGGCGAGGCGCCCAAACTCATCGACAACGGTGACGTCACCTATGGCGGGCGGTGGGTGGTCAACCCGTCCGGCGGCCTGATCTCCAAAGGGCACCCGCTGGGGGCCACTGGTTTGGCGCAGTGCGCCGAGTTGACCTGGCAGCTTCGCGGCAAGGCCGACAAGCGGCAGGTCGACAACGTCACCGCCGCGTTGCAACACAACATCGGACTCGGCGGTGCGGCTGTCGTCACCGCTTATCAGCGTGCCGAACGCTGA
- a CDS encoding MaoC/PaaZ C-terminal domain-containing protein: MAETLQFDDTGLGRWTDDERFDVTQQRLVEYAAATNDPIEAHRKGDVAPPVFAIVPAFAALLTPAVDVMPAQAIPRIVHGEQDFHFHRPIRPGDKLVSRGKMIGYQGLEKGTRAAILLECRTEDGELVNEQYVTTFVRGMSVGKTVGDLSPEHKFDDTLREQAPVAKVVQHVDHDQTFRYSPAAGDPMPIHLDEEVARDAGLPGIIAHGLCTMAFTSWAVLTELADSDVNRLKRFAVRFSKPVLPGDDLETRIWKVGSSDGTTSYAFETARSRDDGEEIAITDGLAVLAD; the protein is encoded by the coding sequence ATGGCCGAAACACTGCAATTCGACGACACCGGCCTGGGCCGCTGGACCGACGACGAGCGATTCGACGTCACCCAACAGCGGTTGGTTGAATACGCCGCAGCCACGAATGACCCGATCGAGGCGCACCGCAAAGGGGACGTTGCGCCACCGGTGTTCGCGATCGTCCCCGCTTTCGCGGCGCTGCTCACGCCCGCGGTGGACGTGATGCCGGCCCAGGCCATCCCGCGAATCGTGCACGGCGAGCAGGACTTCCACTTCCACCGGCCGATCCGCCCCGGCGACAAGCTGGTATCGCGCGGCAAGATGATCGGCTACCAGGGGCTGGAGAAGGGCACCCGCGCCGCGATCCTGCTCGAATGCCGCACCGAGGACGGCGAACTGGTCAACGAGCAGTACGTCACCACGTTCGTGCGAGGCATGTCGGTGGGCAAGACGGTCGGCGACCTCAGCCCTGAGCACAAGTTCGACGACACGCTGAGAGAACAGGCCCCGGTTGCCAAAGTCGTTCAGCACGTCGACCACGACCAGACCTTCCGCTACTCACCCGCGGCCGGTGACCCGATGCCGATCCATCTCGACGAGGAAGTGGCCCGCGACGCCGGGTTGCCGGGAATCATCGCGCACGGCCTGTGCACCATGGCATTCACGTCGTGGGCGGTGCTCACCGAGCTGGCCGACTCGGACGTCAACCGGCTCAAGCGGTTCGCGGTCCGCTTCTCCAAGCCGGTGCTGCCCGGCGACGACCTGGAAACCAGGATCTGGAAAGTCGGCAGCAGCGACGGAACCACCAGCTACGCATTCGAAACGGCACGAAGCCGTGACGACGGCGAAGAAATCGCCATCACCGACGGACTGGCCGTACTGGCCGACTGA
- a CDS encoding acyl-CoA synthetase yields the protein MSGLNGIRGRLAAARVLARRGAVDLRRPDQAVRALLAIRRYGAIGGLVSHTAARYRDAPAITDDYGTVSFGGLEQASNALARGLLAKGVEAGDVIATLQRNSRDVLVTLSAANKIGVRTVLMNTGFAGPQLADVSTREKVSCILADDEFDSILATLPPEILRFTSRRFAELAETQSASSLPAPRQPGGMAILTSGTTGTPKGVPRNRIDPSQSAQLLDRIPWPRDGVYYIAAPLFHATGLATCALGLMLGNHVVMTRRFDPEATLKAIAQHRVGAVVLVPTMLQRILDLGPDVLAKYDTLSLKVLFAAGSALSPDLCRRTYAAFGAVLYNLYGSTEVAVAAVATPDELRRAPGTVGRPPVGCTVAIFDERRRKVTKPRQIGTVFVSSGLSFTGYTDGGNKESVENLLSTGDTGHFDETGLWFIDGRDDDMIVSGGENIFPLEVENLLADHPDILEASVVGVDDAEFGKRLAAYVVSRPESTLDADAVKLHVRAHLARHKIPRDVIFVNQLPRNETGKVLRRQLNGN from the coding sequence ATGAGCGGGCTCAACGGCATTCGTGGCCGATTGGCGGCCGCCCGGGTACTGGCCCGACGCGGCGCGGTCGACCTGCGCCGACCCGACCAGGCGGTGCGAGCGCTACTGGCGATTCGCCGCTACGGAGCGATCGGAGGGCTGGTCAGCCATACCGCGGCGCGGTACCGGGACGCGCCTGCCATCACCGACGACTACGGCACCGTCAGCTTCGGTGGACTCGAGCAGGCGTCCAACGCGTTGGCACGCGGCTTGCTGGCCAAGGGCGTTGAGGCCGGCGACGTAATCGCGACGCTGCAACGCAATAGCCGCGATGTCCTGGTGACCCTGAGCGCGGCCAACAAAATCGGCGTCCGCACGGTGTTGATGAACACCGGCTTCGCCGGCCCACAACTGGCGGACGTGTCCACCCGGGAGAAGGTCAGCTGCATCCTGGCCGACGATGAGTTCGACAGCATCCTGGCCACGCTGCCGCCGGAGATCTTGCGCTTCACCAGCCGGCGATTCGCCGAATTGGCCGAAACGCAGTCGGCGTCGTCGCTACCGGCGCCCCGGCAGCCAGGTGGTATGGCCATCCTTACCAGTGGAACCACCGGGACACCGAAAGGTGTGCCGCGCAATCGAATTGACCCGTCGCAGTCCGCGCAGTTGCTCGACCGCATCCCGTGGCCGCGCGACGGCGTCTACTACATTGCCGCTCCACTGTTCCATGCGACCGGCTTGGCGACCTGCGCGTTGGGTTTGATGCTGGGCAATCATGTGGTGATGACACGTCGCTTCGACCCAGAGGCGACACTGAAGGCGATCGCGCAGCATCGAGTCGGCGCGGTGGTGCTGGTACCGACAATGCTGCAGCGCATCCTCGACCTAGGTCCAGATGTGCTGGCCAAATACGACACCTTGTCGCTGAAAGTGCTTTTTGCTGCCGGCTCTGCGTTGTCGCCCGACCTGTGCCGCCGTACTTACGCCGCGTTCGGCGCTGTGCTCTACAACCTGTACGGATCCACCGAGGTGGCCGTCGCCGCGGTGGCCACGCCAGACGAATTGCGTCGCGCGCCCGGCACTGTCGGCCGTCCGCCGGTGGGTTGCACGGTGGCTATCTTCGACGAGCGTCGCCGCAAGGTCACCAAGCCCCGGCAGATCGGAACGGTGTTTGTGTCCAGTGGTCTGAGTTTCACCGGCTACACCGACGGCGGGAACAAAGAGAGCGTCGAGAATTTGTTGTCCACAGGCGACACCGGGCATTTCGATGAAACCGGCCTGTGGTTCATCGACGGCCGCGACGACGACATGATCGTCTCCGGCGGCGAGAACATCTTCCCGCTGGAGGTCGAGAATCTACTCGCCGATCATCCTGACATCCTCGAGGCGTCTGTGGTTGGTGTCGACGATGCCGAATTCGGTAAACGACTGGCCGCCTACGTGGTCAGCCGGCCCGAATCAACGCTGGATGCCGATGCCGTCAAGTTGCACGTCCGTGCACATCTCGCTCGGCACAAAATCCCGCGCGACGTGATCTTCGTCAACCAATTGCCGCGCAACGAAACCGGCAAAGTCCTACGAAGACAACTCAACGGCAACTAG
- a CDS encoding PE family protein has product MSYLSATPGIVQAAAADVASIGSSLSEASASAAAPTTTVTAAAGDEVSAAIAALFSSHGNAFQMLSAQAAKFHSQFVQALHAGAGAYAGTEAANAGPLQTLEQTLAQDLPAPNLAVSVGGLTLLQSGSATASSNLGSVAIAFGANSSASVTGGGFLDSAIAIGNNSLAQVGTGGIYDTAAAFGANSVAYSQGGFSNIAAAVGTGSLADAVAGSTGIPNFASAVGTNSVAVSTNGYLNMASAFGNGSAAYTENGNLDTAITFGANSTAYAVNGSVNFADALGAGSTAFGGGTSPTAPGSYALASVVGLNSTAYASGNLTALGTGGLAAVFGNTLAADATGNVVINIVTPLFNVVASPFLA; this is encoded by the coding sequence ATGTCCTATCTGAGCGCAACACCAGGGATTGTGCAGGCGGCGGCTGCGGATGTGGCGAGCATCGGCTCGTCGCTGAGTGAAGCATCCGCGTCGGCAGCGGCTCCGACCACCACGGTGACAGCTGCTGCGGGTGACGAGGTGTCGGCGGCGATTGCGGCGCTCTTTTCCAGCCACGGCAACGCATTTCAGATGCTGAGCGCCCAGGCGGCGAAGTTTCATTCCCAGTTTGTGCAGGCCCTCCATGCGGGTGCCGGGGCCTATGCGGGCACCGAGGCCGCCAACGCGGGACCTCTGCAAACTCTGGAGCAAACCCTCGCTCAGGATCTGCCAGCTCCTAACCTGGCGGTCTCGGTCGGTGGGCTGACGTTGCTTCAGTCAGGCAGCGCGACCGCCAGCTCAAACCTCGGCAGCGTGGCGATCGCCTTCGGCGCCAACAGCAGCGCAAGCGTCACCGGGGGCGGCTTCCTCGACTCCGCGATCGCCATCGGCAACAACAGCCTGGCCCAGGTCGGCACGGGCGGCATCTACGACACGGCCGCCGCCTTCGGCGCCAACAGCGTGGCCTACAGCCAGGGCGGCTTCAGTAACATCGCTGCCGCGGTCGGCACCGGCAGCCTCGCCGATGCCGTTGCCGGCAGCACGGGAATTCCGAACTTCGCCAGTGCCGTCGGCACCAACAGCGTGGCCGTCAGCACCAACGGTTACCTCAACATGGCCTCCGCCTTCGGCAACGGCAGCGCGGCGTATACCGAGAACGGCAACCTCGATACCGCCATCACCTTCGGCGCCAACAGCACCGCTTACGCCGTCAACGGCAGCGTCAACTTCGCCGATGCGTTAGGGGCCGGCAGCACCGCCTTTGGCGGCGGCACCAGTCCAACCGCGCCCGGCAGCTACGCCCTCGCCTCCGTCGTGGGCCTGAACAGCACCGCCTACGCTAGCGGCAACCTCACGGCTCTCGGCACCGGCGGCCTCGCAGCCGTCTTCGGCAACACACTCGCCGCGGACGCCACCGGCAACGTCGTGATCAACATCGTGACACCCCTCTTCAACGTCGTGGCCTCACCCTTCCTGGCGTAG